The genomic region TCTACTTGTAATGCaggttatttaacatctttagaGGAATCGCATACATGTCACAGTAAAGGAAGGGCTTAATTAAAAACCcattggctggggtggggggagacgcTCATTTACTTCCACCACTTTGAGTCACGCCCTAATGGCTACACTTGCAACTGATGCTTTTTGTGTGACGTTTTAAAGAAATATATTGTATCTGTGCTGGGAAATGATGTTGCCTTCTTGAAGGGTTTAATAGGAATGGAATCAGGCTGCTTACACAACTatgggattctttccattgaTGTTCACAGGGAATGAGATCAGGTTCATGGTCCTGCCTGCTTTCTGGAAAGGTACCCCATACCGTTCGGTTATAAAGTGGATAAATCCCAGACAACACACTCACTGGAGTGCTACCAGCTGGGGGTTGCAGGTAGGCAGGACGCCACCTACATACAGTGCTACCTTACCAACCCCTTCAGAAGATTTCACTATGTCACTGGAAGAATGCTTAAGAATCGTCTGTTTTCTTTATGaactttgttttaatttgtttgaACAAGAGTTCTTCCTTCTAAAATTTTTGAAGTGATGTTTGTCTGAAGGGCTTTTcggtatatttttttaaagggttgTAACACATAAACGAAAACCTGGCCCTTGCCCGCCACTGCAGCTATTTAGCAGTTCAATATAAACGGAATCTGACCGTATCCAAGCGGAGTATAAATCTGTTCGTGCAGAAGTGGGTTATCTTTCTCTCCACACTCTCTACTTTGACTAGAACCAAGCAGAGCAGCGGTTTTCTACCACAGCCCGTGAACCTTCCATCCCAGCCAGCGCAGTCCCTGCTCGCCCCGCAAGAGACCAACACGGACGCAGCTGCCTGGCGGATGGGTCACCGGTTGCCGTAGAAaaacctggggtgaaatcctggctccactgaaattaacagcaaattttctattgacttcagtggtgcaagcATTTCATTTGGTCCTTGTGGCTGAGCTGGGCAGCGCTGTTAGCCCGCCCGTGCCCTATGCCTGGGGCGGAGCGGCATTCCTTGCAGGCTGGGCTCGGAGGTAGCTGACCACTTGCTGATGCCCGCTTTCTACAGCTAGGTCAATGGGGAGGCGGCCCGATTTGTCCCGCAGATCCAACCGAGCCCCGCCTCGGTGCAACGCCACAAGGGTGTCCAGGAAACCTTCTCGCGCCGCATCGTGCACTGGGAGGGAGCCGGTGCGCGGGTCCGGGCGGTTGGGATCCGCtcctctctgcagcagcagctccgccACCTGGGTGTTTCCCATCATCATGACCTGGGGGGAGAAGCCGTCAGTGAGCCTTGATCGATTTTAGGGTTCAGTCTTGCTCTTTCCAAGAATCTCGTTTGGTCTAATGGGGATTTTATCTGAGCTAAGGTCAGAATCTGAGCCGCATTACGCTCTTTaggagttgctctggatttacaccggCGTAATGGAAATCAGAATCTGGTCGCTTGACTTTGGAATTACACCTATGTTCCAAGGAGGTGAATCTTCAGGGTGATATTCGGGCCCCCTCGATGTCCATGACAGAACCGCCAGTAGCTTCACCAGGGCAGGCTTTCTAGGGGTTTATATATTTAGCTACTTGTAAACGGTGCCTAGTTCTTGAACTGCACAAATACATATTTCAAATCAGTATGTATGATAGTATTTTTCTGTAAATACTtcatattaaacattttaaacggtaaaaattaaaaagcatttACCCAGTGCAACTCAAGAGCATATGTACCAAATACACATCCGTAAGACCTCTCGCTCGGTAGCGATGTTTTTTTGACTGCACCCATTTTTATATTTGATAAACAATAAAACTCGCCATCACATTTATCAAGTTAATTTATGCGGACATGACCTTCATTTACATGTGATTGAGAGAGATGAACAGTTCTTTGAAAAACTTCCTCGGTGAAGTGAACTAGGAGAATGTACTAGAAAACTAATTCATAATAAAATTAACTGCGTAGAAGAAAAGTCTTTCATTTGACAGATTTCCATTGCAAATTAATGCGCAAGGAAAGGGCGACAGAACTAGAGGGGTGGTTTTGTCTTGTTTTGGATTTCCTTTtatgatttaaaataaacttttgatCTGGGTTTTATAGACCTTGATTAATATTGCAGCCTACTTAAATATGAAGTGTTTAAAATATGTTCAAGTGTATTCCGCTTCACATGCACAATCAAACAAGATATAGAGTTACTTTAATATACATTAAATTAGTAGTAAAATACATTTGAAGTTTCACTATATTAAATgtcaaaatttcaattttttttaaccaataatCTCTGTGGGCAAGATAAATAGAAAGTGGGTTAAAGGATGtccttttaaaagaagaaaaaaaaaaaagaattaaaaactcATCATAGAAATCTGTGTGCACCATTTCTATCAAATGTAATTGAGCACAGTCAGAACCTATGCAAGTTGGGCTGAGAGTCAGCCATTTTAAGGGTAGCAAAAAAGGGGAAGGGTTTTTAGTGTGTTTTTTCTAAAGTTATCCACATATAGATGAGTTTCTATGTATGTGGATATaaattaaaacacacaaaaagCAATAACAACACATCCATCTATGTGGATAactttgtgggggttttttaagTTATCTACATATGTGGAAATGAACTTCAGCCACAAAACCcttccttttctcccctgccaTGTTTACTCCTTGGAAGTATAATTCTTTCTCTATAAACAGTCAAACAAAATGGCAGTCATTCAGAGTCCAGTTATGCTTGATTTAAATCTAATATGATCTGGCATTTTATATGATCCAGGTATTGTTTGAAATAGTAATTGAAACAAACTACCATTTCCTACATATAACTTTAAATGATGTTTAATGTTCAGAAATGAATGAAGTTGATGCTAAAACATCTAAAATAGTGCTATTTTTAATGTAAACCTTTTATCAAAACACTCCTGCAGTTTTTTCTCCCTCTGGAACTTGTTAAGGGGTGAAGAATCGAAAAGGGGCGAGTATAATTGTGGGCTATGAACGATAAAGCAAATTGGACCGTGTTATAGAAATCATCTTAGAAATAGTAATTTATCAGTATTCCTACATACAGAGCTATCCCTTTGCTTGATGGTTCatgtcccccataattacacgcGCCCCGTTTCGATTCGTGTTGtggaaaatatttactttttaacCCCTAAGAGCTACATAATACCGATGAATAATAATTTTAAACGAGCAGCAAtgaatttttaaacatttagCAATCCAGAAGCAGAATTCGTTTTTCTCTTAAGTGACTCCCATGCGCTTCCCTTAATGGCCGACTCAATAGGTGAACAGAAACTAGAGATTTTTACAATCCCCATTTTTACTTATTAGAAGCAGGCTCTCTTCCCCGCCCCGTGAGATCTCCCTTCGAGCCAGCAGCGATGGAAAGCTGATTTAAAATGCAAAGTCCCTATGGCTCGCGCTCCCCGGTGCCCGTGTTCCCTTCCCGCTGGGCTCCGTGGCCCTGTACCTGAAGGGGGGTCCTGCCGAAGGAATTAACAGTGTCGGGGTTCATCCCGGCTTCCAGCAGCAGCCGCACCCCCTGCACGTCCCCCTGAGCCGCGGCGTTAGCCAGAAGGTCCCTCCCGCCGTCTGCAGCTACAGCCCCCGCCTGCATGCCTCCGGGCGCCAGCTAGCCCCGAGCTCCCCCACTCCACCGCATTGAATAGCGGCACTGCGGGCCCAACCCAGACTGATATATTTGCACCTCCTTCCTTTTCCTTACAGCCTCGCCCCTCCCCATCCTTCATGGGCACGTGCGTGCAGGGCGCCTCCCCCCGCCAGCCAGGGGTGacactgcagcccccacccccgggaACGACCCCAGGAATAACCTAGCTGTGGTCTCCCTGCGCTACTGCTGCACGCGCGCTCCCCACGCAGCGAGACCGCCGGAAAGCCCTGCCAGTCTGCAGGGAGGCGGCTGCAGCGGCCGGGATTGGGAAAACCACCCCTGCCCATCACAGGCGCCCTGCCGAGAGATGTCCCCTCCCCCGCTGGAGCTTTCCTCCACCCTTATGCTTCGCCCCTTGCACACGCGCTCGCCTCTCCTCCTAGCCGCGGTGTGTCCCTCGGCCTCGCTcagtcaccctccccccccccccccacacacacacgccaccCCCTCCACACTGAGCCTCCAGTGCTCATCCTTCTTCCTGCTCAGGGTGATCTACAACGAGGGGCGCCCGGGGGCTCGGCTAAGCCAGCTAAGCGCCGTCTCCTCTACCTTGACCGTTACTTTTCCGCTTGACAGCGAATCCGGACCCAAGGCGGTCCCAGACGGTCAAAATCTCTCTCCTGATCTCGCCAGAGCGACCCACGCGCGCTCCCAGGAGAAAACTTCTTGCGATCAGGGAGGTGGACCAAAAAGAAGtgggtggggtggtaggtgagGGGCAGCGCCCTGCTCCCCAgagactccctcctcccccaccgctCTGATGGGTAAGCCAGGTTTTATGGAGGGCTAGGAGGGCGCAAGCTAAAATAACTTGGCTACTGTCCTCCATCCATCCCACTCAGTCAACCACCCAGTCTCTCTCGCTCATGCGGTTACATTACCCCTCATCCgcatctcccacttcccaggcacATGTCCATCTCCTTCAATCCCCCGCGCCCTTTGCCTGCAACCCCTTCTTGATCCCCTTCACCCGCTGTCTGCGGCTAAAACTACCACCTGGGCCACCCCCTGGGTCTTTAACCATTTCACCCTCTGGAGGCTCCCATGTGCACACTCGGTCTCACCGGTTATAGTAGATCAACGAAGAGAGAACGTCCCCAAATTTCGCTGGCAGCTGTGGTTCCACGATACTGTCATGTGACTGTTTTGTATGCTAACCAGTGATGTTGTATGCATGGCACTATGTGAGTGGGTATTTCTAGTAAAGGTGCTCGTGTTCCCAGGAAAATCCTGGATTCTTCACCTGCCGCGACCGGTACCATAGATAGCGCAAAATAGACACAGCACCTGCGCGGGAAAGTGCTGTCAAAGCACTTCTCCTTACAGTGCCATATTTTCGGATCATGTCCATTGTTTGGAGAAATACTCACAAAGTGGAGGCAGGAACGCTCATTTTATTAACTTTACAGCAGAAGTTTCCATGAACAGAGACATCGGTAGAAGAAGTCTACACGGTTTTATTTCAGATAACCCAGCATGATTGCGCAATCCGAGCCCGGTAACGGTCAAATATAGAAGCAGATAATAAACAGCTAGATTTACCTCACTATATATTTCCATTTCACCCCAGTGAAATGAACACAGCAGCGTATCTGTTCGCGCCACTTAGCGGACAAAGAACAATGGCAGCAAGTAATCCCCATGAATAACATCCCAGCAAGTAATCGCCATGAAAGCAAAGATGAATAGTAGCTTCTGAAGCTAGTAAGATTTTTCCTGTTTTCACTAGAGGTGAAATCCACCTCCGCTGTAcgtgccaaattctgccctgtagAGCTCTGTAAACTCATTACATTCAGTTACAACTCTGTAACACAGCCAAGATTCCCATTAACATCACCGTTCCAGCCCAGAAAATCTAACGGTCCGGACTGCGGTTCAGATGAGCATACAACGCAACAGAAAGCAGTTTAATAGCATCACTTCCTGGGCTGTAGTTTTATATTCATATTGTTCTGTTTGGTAAAAAGGTCATGCTGTAAAACCAGTACGTAGTCAAGCTGAGATCACGTGAATTAGATGATCAGACAAACGTGGTGTGTGGCCAGTGGGGGggactggggaggaggaagaaatgcCCCAGGAAATGAAGGCAGATTTCACTGCAGAGCACAAGGCGTGTTGGAATGTTGATACTCTATCCTGGGATCCATTTGAACAAACGTCATGGAGATGGAAAGCATTGCAGCTCATCACTAATACCGAGAGCCATCCAGAGACATAATATCAAAATGCTTTTATTTTGTAGCCGCAGACCACAGCCCTGGCTACAGAGCTGTATGGGCACCACCCCCACATACTTAATCCTTTGCTTCTTACACCAGCGATCCCATTTTGCTCAACACGGAGCACGAGAACGCGGACGGAAGAACCACTGAATGAGGAAAGAGATTCTGACCACCTTGCCAGCATTTTATAATGTAAGGTTGTCCTCGAGGGGAACCCAATTGGCTCCGCCCGTGGACAGGTTAGGGTCTTGTGCTCTCTTCCACTTCCGCACGAGCAAGTAGCCATCCTAGAGCTGGGCCTAGCATAGAAGAGAGAGAAATATCCTCTCCCTCAACCCTGCAGAAGCCTCTCCCTGGTGGGCTGCAGAGAGAATCCGCATGTTGGGTTAATCTCTGTGTCCTCCCTTCACATACCCATGGAGGAAACCAGCAGAAGGTTAGACGCCAGAGTGCGTGTTAGCCTCCCCTTGGGGTAGACTGCCCCTTTAGGAGGTTTGTAGGGGTAATGGCAGAGCACTAGGCAGACTGCTTTACAACAGAGGTGGGGGTAGAGGGCCCCGTGTGAACAGGCCCGGACTCAAGGAAATCCCCTGAGATGGCGGGTTCTGCACCGTCCACGAGAGACGACCCATGCTCCCACTTGGAAAAGAAGGCATTCTTAAGAAAGGGCTGTTTTCTATTTGCTGAGGGCCGATCTTGCGATGTTAGCGTGTCTGGACTGATCACTGCGCCTACATGGAGCTTCAGACGCCAGTCCGTGAAATCCTGGACCCCCACGTCctcagacaatgggagttttgccacggACTTCaactgaggccaggatttcattcattGACTCCAACGGGGCTCCCCATGAGCGCAGGGGTCGGCCTGTGCACAAGgcattgcaggatcggggcctggGCTTTGTATGTGAGTGGGAAATAGTTCCAGTGTCAGGGACGACGAAGTACTTAGTCACTATCGTGGTTTTGCTGATActgactaatacggctacccctctgaaacctcaTGGTTTCCTGTGTCCCTTCACACATTCTGAAATGCCTCCCTTCTGGTAAGCTACCCGCTCCTTGTAACCCGCACGTTAGAAGCCTACAGCTGAAGCCGCCTTGTAAGACACGGAAGCATTCCGTTTTGATTTGACAATTTTGCGGCCCAcactgtagctttttaaacattaCAGAACAAATTCTATTGTTTACCCCTGCCCCGCCGCGCAACCCCAGCAAACCTCCTTTCTGAGGGTTTTAATTTCATCCATGGCAAATCCCAGTGTCACATTTAAGATCACTCGACGGGACAGATGGGAGTTGGTGGCTCAGTCAGATAAAAGAAATGCATCCTTATTAACTATTAGTTATTCTCATGCCGCCTCCCTTCACCTCCAGGCTGTAACCAAGTCTTGTGATTTCTTCcacaggagaaagagagagagagagagagagagagagagtgtaaaaTCTCCTGTGGAAAAAGAAATCACAAATTTATATAAAAGTTGTTTGTCCCCAAACCTGAAATACTTGTCCACATCTTAATAATTTAGGACCGGAGctaaagttcactgaagtcaatagaaattttCCACTGCCTTCAATGGACTTCGGGTCAAGCCCACACCACATCACGAGAACTAGTTCCTCTTTAGCCTCCCCGGTAACCTCAGCATACCCCCCTTCAGTCTATCCTATACACAACTTGCAGCCTTGTGACATTTGCTGTGAATTGTTCCGAAGGAGGGTGTATTTTGTGAGTTCACAAGAAATGTATTACTGCAAATGGCATGTGGTAAGAGAATTTTGTGCTGTAAGAAGTTTGTGTTCCATCTagtgcagtagttctcaaactggggtttgtgaaatgttgcagggggttctcagggaaaaaaatccctaatggtggacagagttGTCCCTAGGCaccctgggcagcacagcagcccggagcccctggacttggacttccaagagctaagcagatcaaagcaagcatatctatcacactgacgagatttaaacttcaagacgcCTTATAAAAAATGGAAcaggaggtggatattttttttgctgtttttaaaattaaataggcagctagtattgtttttaaaattattatgaagaacaagtttaagctttgttgtaacatgtgttgtttgcctggactgctcaagacctgaatgcttgtgtaggaggaactcttta from Chrysemys picta bellii isolate R12L10 chromosome 6, ASM1138683v2, whole genome shotgun sequence harbors:
- the LOC101946764 gene encoding cyclin-dependent kinase 4 inhibitor B-like; amino-acid sequence: MQAGAVAADGGRDLLANAAAQGDVQGVRLLLEAGMNPDTVNSFGRTPLQVMMMGNTQVAELLLQRGADPNRPDPRTGSLPVHDAAREGFLDTLVALHRGGARLDLRDKSGRLPIDLAVESGHQQVVSYLRAQPARNAAPPQA